From a region of the Candidatus Krumholzibacteriia bacterium genome:
- a CDS encoding nuclear transport factor 2 family protein: SPVFMPQHAPALVGRDAVRAGYRQVFDTIKLNVRFEIHEIQEAGDWAWARTSSAGRTKMLAAGIEVTEGNNELFVFRREGGAWRIHRYLFATNQPRA; the protein is encoded by the coding sequence AGCCCGGTCTTCATGCCACAGCACGCGCCAGCGCTCGTCGGTCGCGACGCCGTTCGTGCCGGGTACCGGCAGGTCTTCGACACCATCAAGCTGAACGTCCGGTTCGAGATTCACGAGATCCAGGAGGCTGGTGACTGGGCATGGGCGCGCACCAGTTCGGCGGGCCGCACCAAGATGCTCGCAGCGGGGATTGAGGTCACCGAAGGCAACAACGAGCTGTTCGTGTTTCGACGCGAGGGCGGCGCCTGGCGCATTCACCGGTACTTGTTCGCCACCAACCAGCCTCGGGCCTGA
- a CDS encoding MBL fold metallo-hydrolase has translation MKKFPLVPAIVVTVALFAIGASSFAQGSADTAVGVVQSPVIGRALKDYVPVLRSALDRAWAVDPKEGVETRKVADGVFVVTDGVWQSAFVVTDAGVIVFDAPETYAAKIRAEIAAVTRQPITTLVYTHIHKDHIGGSAAFKDIKGLEIVALTGVAEFLAEKNDPARLKPTRTFDDQVVLARGGTRIELRAAHYHSDEGDLIVYIPRARFLMAIDTLAPGYGPFQGFDITSNFHEYVHVFDALLEYDFDVFVGGHLTHPGNRADVEVAREFTRDVYETVKRVHGQTDLMGVFGETATQIGGFDNKYLLFKRFLDVVTERATAEIEQRWMGRLAGIDVFAEDHVRTALLYVRWDD, from the coding sequence ATGAAGAAATTCCCACTCGTTCCGGCAATCGTCGTCACCGTAGCCCTGTTCGCCATCGGCGCCTCGAGCTTCGCACAAGGCTCGGCGGACACCGCGGTTGGGGTCGTCCAATCACCCGTCATCGGCCGTGCTCTGAAGGACTACGTGCCGGTGCTACGGTCGGCGCTCGACCGCGCCTGGGCCGTCGATCCGAAGGAAGGGGTCGAGACACGAAAGGTCGCCGACGGTGTGTTTGTCGTCACCGACGGCGTCTGGCAATCAGCCTTCGTCGTCACGGATGCAGGGGTGATCGTGTTCGACGCGCCCGAGACGTACGCCGCCAAGATCCGGGCTGAGATTGCCGCCGTGACCAGGCAGCCGATCACTACCCTCGTCTACACCCATATTCACAAGGATCACATCGGTGGCTCGGCGGCCTTCAAAGACATCAAGGGACTCGAGATTGTGGCGTTGACGGGCGTCGCCGAGTTTCTGGCTGAGAAGAACGATCCTGCCCGTTTGAAGCCCACCAGGACGTTCGATGATCAGGTGGTGCTCGCGCGAGGGGGAACGCGCATCGAGCTGCGGGCCGCGCACTACCATTCGGACGAGGGCGACCTCATCGTCTACATACCGCGGGCGCGCTTCCTGATGGCGATCGACACGCTAGCGCCGGGGTACGGCCCCTTCCAGGGCTTCGACATCACGTCGAACTTCCACGAGTACGTGCACGTCTTCGACGCGCTCCTCGAGTACGACTTCGATGTCTTCGTCGGCGGTCACCTGACCCATCCCGGAAACAGAGCCGACGTGGAGGTGGCCCGCGAGTTCACACGAGACGTCTACGAGACCGTCAAGCGCGTTCACGGGCAGACCGACCTCATGGGCGTGTTCGGCGAAACGGCCACGCAGATCGGCGGCTTTGACAACAAGTACCTGCTCTTCAAGCGATTCCTCGACGTGGTGACCGAGCGCGCGACGGCGGAAATCGAGCA